From a single Lineus longissimus chromosome 16, tnLinLong1.2, whole genome shotgun sequence genomic region:
- the LOC135500187 gene encoding uncharacterized protein LOC135500187 produces the protein MSQSARRSLQNRKQRPTHCNAFTTYIRHQWIDCHLLKPATWSVFMQPVRTKNDVEGWHGALNRHASRGNLSFYLMVRLLVEQANLVNMQVRLVSDKKLKLRQRKQYRSNQAKIAAAWNDFNNGTKSALALLRTWCSHVVAPNIE, from the coding sequence ATGAGTCAGAGTGCAAGACGATCATTACAGAACAGAAAGCAACGACCGACTCATTGCAATGCCTTTACCACGTACATTCGCCACCAGTGGATCGATTGCCACCTGCTGAAGCCAGCTACCTGGAGCGTCTTCATGCAGCCCGTCAGGACCAAAAACGACGTTGAGGGGTGGCATGGAGCCCTCAATCGCCACGCCAGTCGGGGAAACCTGTCCTTCTACCTGATGGTGCGACTTCTGGTGGAACAGGCCAATCTGGTGAACATGCAGGTGCGACTCGTGTCCGATAAGAAGCTCAAACTGAGGCAACGAAAGCAGTATCGAAGCAACCAAGCAAAGATCGCCGCCGCATGGAACGATTTCAACAACGGGACCAAGTCGGCACTCGCTCTCCTGCGCACGTGGTGTTCGCACGTTGTTGCGCCAAACATCGAATAG
- the LOC135500520 gene encoding piggyBac transposable element-derived protein 4-like: MAKLKTVDDVVDELMADSESDDGDLPSDLEDYSDEGDTVDRVDSKHGSPVHMHAAVGGGTEDELSSYHTDSEHTQAEDSDYSPSEGERADMMDMSLADDESDPSDDFDMSGSAPASPSPSPTPSPPRGRGRVRTRGGRGRARNPVRAPVPLLPAQPQAPPPAPAVPAPGPPLPQRGGGGRRGRGRGRGRGQQPAAPQQAAGPVWQDDNGEVPNWLPNLQNQHPAEPVMDCTDFTPVDFFLVAFPEQAIQLMCDETNRYYSQWYEKTEAAALRTGIRHSGDETTKKQWKDVDLGEMKAFIAILLIMGNNLRPTYKAYWSTDWLTHMEGFRKVMSRDRFLLVLRFLHVADNTGAVPRGQQGFDRCFKIRQFANVLVDSWKRIVNPDKHVSVDECMVAFKGRVAMRQYMPKKPTKWGMKAWVLAGSKTGFVFDWKLYSGKEGDNVERNLGRKVVLDLTDMLPPGHEVYFDNYFNSYELLQVLEGRGLGGCGTLRSNRTANPAEIKMFTTKLSAARLQAMSPILKRCGNILALGWYDKRPVSVMSNIHTAEMMNKRVRDANTPGGHRNIRKPMAVDQYNKYMGGVDSSDQLNSYNRMVRKSLKWWKKVLLHLLVTAVSNAYVMYRMVVPKEQQKQGYEFRIEVAKELVVGYERRPSVPGRPSVNPAPFRLTERHFIEKGDGKKPDCVACCLRRNNKYVRRKQTVYRCKNCVPKVALCIIPCFELYHTQKDYKAKYEEYLRAQDQN, translated from the coding sequence ATGGCGAAATTGAAGACAGTTGATGATGTGGTTGATGAACTTATGGCAGACTCTGAATCAGACGATGGTGATTTGCCGAGTGATTTGGAGGATTATTCTGACGAAGGTGACACTGTAGATCGTGTAGATTCAAAGCATGGCTCGCCTGTACATATGCATGCTGCTGTAGGGGGTGGGACAGAGGACGAACTGTCTTCGTACCACACTGATTCTGAGCACACTCAGGCTGAAGATAGTGACTACTCACCAAGTGAAGGAGAAAGAGCTGATATGATGGACATGAGTCTAGCAGATGATGAGTCTGATCCTTCAGATGATTTTGATATGAGTGGAAGTGCACCAGCTTCCCCAAGCCCATCACCAACTCCGTCTCCTCCACGTGGTCGAGGACGCGTTCGTACACGTGGGGGACGTGGTCGTGCCCGTAATCCTGTCAGAGCTCCAGTGCCTTTGTTACCAGCCCAGCCACAGGCACCACCCCCAGCCCCTGCTGTGCCTGCTCCAGGGCCACCCTTGCCCCAGAGAGGAGGTGGTGGCAGGAGAGGACGAGGACGTGGGAGGGGACGTGGACAGCAACCGGCTGCCCCCCAACAGGCTGCAGGCCCTGTATGGCAAGATGATAATGGGGAAGTTCCAAATTGGCTTCCAAATTTGCAGAATCAACACCCAGCAGAGCCTGTGATGGATTGTACAGACTTCACCCCTGTGGACTTCTTTCTTGTGGCATTCCCAGAACAAGCTATCCAACTTATGTGCGATGAAACCAATCGTTATTATTCGCAATGGTACGAGAAAACAGAGGCTGCTGCCTTGAGGACAGGAATAAGACATTCTGGGGATGAAACTACGAAGAAGCAGTGGAAGGATGTTGATCTAGGGGAGATGAAAGCTTTCATTGCGATTCTTCTTATCATGGGCAACAATCTAAGGCCCACATACAAGGCATACTGGTCGACTGACTGGCTAACTCACATGGAGGGATTTAGAAAAGTGATGTCAAGAGACAGGTTCCTTCTAGTTCTAAGATTTCTGCATGTAGCAGACAACACTGGGGCTGTTCCTAGGGGGCAGCAAGGATTTGATCGCTGCTTCAAGATAAGGCAGTTCGCAAATGTGTTGGTTGACTCATGGAAGAGGATTGTCAATCCGGATAAGCATGTATCCGTCGATGAATGCATGGTTGCATTCAAAGGTCGTGTTGCAATGAGACAATATATgcccaaaaagccaacaaaGTGGGGCATGAAGGCCTGGGTGCTGGCAGGCTCAAAGACAGGGTTCGTTTTTGACTGGAAGCTGTACAGTGGAAAGGAGGGAGACAACGTAGAGAGGAATCTTGGGCGCAAAGTTGTCCTAGATCTTACAGATATGTTACCACCTGGACATGAGGTATATTTCGATAACTATTTCAACAGCTATGAGCTACTCCAGGTCCTTGAAGGGAGAGGATTAGGTGGTTGTGGTACACTGCGTTCAAACAGGACTGCAAACCCTGCTGAAATCAAGATGTTCACAACAAAGCTGTCTGCAGCTAGGCTGCAGGCAATGTCACCGATTCTCAAACGCTGTGGCAATATTCTTGCATTGGGCTGGTATGACAAAAGACCAGTTAGTGTAATGAGCAATATTCACACTGCAGAGATGATGAACAAGAGAGTCAGAGATGCAAATACCCCAGGTGGCCACAGGAACATTCGAAAGCCTATGGCAGTTGACCAGTACAATAAATACATGGGAGGAGTGGACTCATCTGATCAGCTCAATTCCTACAATCGCATGGTGAGGAAATCTCTCAAATGGTGGAAAAAAGTTCTCTTGCATCTgctggtcactgctgtttctaATGCATATGTCATGTACAGGATGGTGGTGCCAAAGGAGCAGCAGAAACAAGGATACGAATTCAGAATTGAGGTTGCCAAGGAACTGGTCGTTGGATATGAACGTCGTCCTTCTGTACCGGGCCGTCCAAGTGTGAATCCTGCTCCATTCAGGCTGACAGAGAGACACTTCATTGAGAAAGGAGATGGGAAAAAACCTGATTGTGTTGCATGCTGCCTAAGGAGAAACAACAAGTACGTACGAAGGAAGCAGACAGTGTACCGTTGCAAAAACTGCGTTCCCAAGGTTGCCCTCTGCATCATCCCTTGTTTCGAACTGTATCACACCCAGAAGGACTACAAGGCTAAATATGAGGAGTATCTGAGGGCACAAGaccaaaactaa